A genomic window from Brassica oleracea var. oleracea cultivar TO1000 chromosome C8, BOL, whole genome shotgun sequence includes:
- the LOC106311458 gene encoding uncharacterized protein LOC106311458 → MDIPKRHLSLFILIIFITTYSSNAGTNNNIPVPYGPSPPTYASSSPYAKKTVEIINDIGSIVSYHCKSKDDDFGVRSLQVDSSWSFSFRRQIFGRSLFFCYFVLPNIGSYWFDIYKEPRDSSGEFWCNNCAWKIRPLGPCRFNKITHEFDLCYPWNKNKSLY, encoded by the coding sequence ATGGATATTCCAAAACGACACCTATCCTTATTCATATTGATTATCTTCATAACTACATATTCGTCAAATGCCGGCACAAACAACAACATTCCAGTTCCATATGGTCCATCACCACCAACATATGCGTCGTCTAGTCCTTATGCAAAAAAAACTGTAGAAATTATCAACGATATTGGTAGTATAGTTTCGTATCATTGTAAATCAAAAGACGATGATTTTGGTGTCAGAAGTTTGCAAGTGGATAGCTCGTGGTCGTTTAGTTTCCGGCGTCAAATATTTGGAAGGTCATTGTTTTTCTGTTATTTTGTGTTGCCAAATATTGGAAGCTATTGGTTCGACATATATAAAGAGCCCCGAGATAGTTCCGGCGAATTCTGGTGCAATAATTGTGCGTGGAAGATAAGACCGCTCGGACCTTGTAGGTTTAACAAGATAACTCATGAGTTTGATCTTTGTTATCCATGGAATAAAAATAAGTCCTTGTATTGA